A section of the Caldanaerobius polysaccharolyticus DSM 13641 genome encodes:
- a CDS encoding M48 family metallopeptidase — MNLIKLSKIWLLLVGIALAFSALYLYYTLYPGKVSPEAFKYFTPAEIDKSREYHRTSRLIYISSFLSTSLFLLWFTLGSGAIKLSRFTEKISSGRYYISAVLFFIFFWLMLNALSLPFALYSHIIDVKWGFSIQNMTSWWQDYLKSSLLEIAISGASTLLFFYAINRWRNWWWVAAWIFLSIMLFVQNLIWPYLIAPLFNKFTPVEDPSILQMVEDISKNAGIHIDNVQVMDASRRTTQANAYFYGIGKNNKIVLYDTLLKKYPQDEIKAVIAHEAAHWKENHVLKSLLLGSVSIFIALFLLHQLLKTTITWPYGKNLPIAALAVVYLFAFLISFDASPLQNYISRQMERQADILSVSYLHDKNSAIKLQVDLSKKDLLDVDPPSFIEWFSYTHPSTLHRIQTIQAAKILSQK; from the coding sequence ATGAACCTTATAAAACTCTCCAAAATATGGTTGTTGCTTGTGGGAATTGCTCTTGCGTTTTCGGCTCTGTACCTTTACTACACGCTATACCCTGGTAAAGTTTCCCCTGAGGCTTTTAAATATTTTACACCTGCAGAAATCGACAAATCAAGGGAATACCATAGAACTAGCAGACTGATATACATATCCTCGTTTTTATCCACCAGTCTTTTTCTCTTATGGTTTACATTAGGCAGCGGTGCCATCAAGCTGTCCCGCTTTACCGAAAAGATTTCATCAGGGCGGTATTACATAAGCGCCGTATTGTTTTTTATATTTTTCTGGCTTATGCTAAATGCCTTATCGCTGCCTTTTGCCCTTTACAGCCATATTATCGATGTAAAATGGGGTTTCTCCATCCAGAACATGACATCGTGGTGGCAGGATTATTTAAAAAGCTCTCTGTTAGAGATAGCAATATCAGGAGCAAGTACCCTACTGTTTTTTTACGCGATAAATCGGTGGCGAAACTGGTGGTGGGTGGCTGCCTGGATATTCTTATCTATTATGCTATTTGTTCAAAATTTAATCTGGCCTTACCTTATAGCGCCTTTATTCAATAAATTCACTCCTGTAGAAGACCCTTCAATATTGCAAATGGTAGAGGATATTTCGAAAAACGCAGGTATACATATAGACAACGTACAGGTAATGGACGCCAGCAGGCGAACAACACAAGCTAATGCATATTTTTATGGAATAGGCAAAAACAATAAAATAGTACTGTACGACACATTGCTTAAAAAATACCCACAAGACGAAATAAAAGCCGTAATCGCCCACGAAGCCGCTCACTGGAAAGAAAATCACGTTCTAAAAAGCTTGTTATTAGGATCGGTGAGTATTTTTATCGCTTTATTTTTACTTCATCAGCTTTTAAAAACCACAATTACATGGCCTTATGGAAAAAATTTACCTATAGCCGCACTGGCAGTGGTGTATTTATTTGCGTTTTTAATAAGCTTTGATGCAAGCCCACTGCAAAACTACATATCCAGGCAGATGGAACGACAAGCCGATATACTATCTGTAAGTTACTTACACGACAAAAATTCCGCGATCAAACTACAAGTAGATCTATCTAAAAAAGACCTGCTGGATGTAGACCCCCCGTCTTTTATCGAATGGTTCTCATATACCCATCCTTCCACGCTTCATCGAATTCAAACAATTCAAGCTGCAAAAATCCTATCACAGAAGTGA
- a CDS encoding phosphatase PAP2 family protein, producing MQVEILKAIQSIHNPFFDMLFISITYLGSEFFYFVFIPYFYWNVDKRFGLKLSIMFLISVYLNTAIKELTSINRPIGYPGIRSLALSTAGGYSFPSGHAQHSTVVWGIVASRFRSVKWYVIAGIFIVSVSFSRLYLGVHWPLDVIGGIVVGFALVYLSSKTKWLSALRLSHEWLLWLGSVAVSLLLLLIFPQHDIWRVSGMMSGLLLGYFIESKHVKYEVGVSKGHKKIALHLIGISGLLIIYIGLGYVLPAELAFTWIKHFAMGVYITLIVPYFYKVVV from the coding sequence ATGCAGGTAGAGATATTAAAAGCTATACAATCCATACATAATCCTTTTTTTGATATGCTGTTTATTTCAATTACCTATCTTGGAAGTGAATTTTTTTATTTTGTCTTTATTCCATATTTTTACTGGAATGTCGATAAAAGATTTGGCTTAAAGCTAAGTATTATGTTTCTTATCTCCGTATACTTAAACACCGCAATAAAGGAGCTTACGTCGATAAATAGGCCGATAGGATATCCGGGTATTCGCTCTCTGGCTTTGTCAACTGCAGGTGGGTATTCTTTTCCCAGCGGACACGCTCAGCATTCTACGGTTGTCTGGGGTATAGTTGCAAGCCGTTTTAGATCTGTGAAATGGTATGTAATAGCGGGAATTTTTATCGTATCGGTTTCTTTTTCACGATTATACCTGGGAGTTCATTGGCCGCTGGATGTTATAGGAGGTATTGTAGTGGGCTTTGCTCTGGTGTACCTTTCATCCAAGACAAAATGGCTATCTGCGTTGCGTCTTTCTCATGAGTGGTTGTTATGGCTGGGTTCTGTAGCTGTTTCGCTCTTGTTGCTCTTGATATTCCCCCAACACGACATATGGCGCGTCTCGGGCATGATGTCGGGTTTGCTTTTAGGGTATTTTATAGAAAGCAAACACGTAAAGTATGAGGTCGGTGTGAGCAAAGGGCATAAAAAAATCGCCCTGCACTTGATAGGAATTTCGGGCCTTTTGATTATATACATTGGGTTAGGCTACGTCTTGCCTGCGGAGTTGGCTTTTACATGGATAAAACACTTTGCGATGGGCGTGTATATAACCCTGATCGTGCCTTATTTCTATAAAGTTGTAGTATAA